A region of the Primulina eburnea isolate SZY01 chromosome 7, ASM2296580v1, whole genome shotgun sequence genome:
GGCCTTTAAAAGTACGTCATTTTAGTTTCCCCCCATACGTTTCTAACATTAATCAAATGACAACCAAACTAACTTCTTTACAAGACCCATAGTATGTTGGCTCATCGAAGGATATTAGTCACATCATTCCTACtttttatctatttttttggaaaaaaagatATCGATACGTCAAGAAATCCTTGGTGATATTGTATTACGAGGAGAAATGACATCTAACAtaataatttcacaaatatatatatatatatatatatagaggatCCACGATATAAATCTTGGACTCCGCATAGAGTGTTCGACACCTGCGTGTTTGATCGCCTATTAGTACTTAATTTTTAATCTAATAAGAGACAAGACCATAAAATGGTTATAATCCAACTGCTTAgaggtcatatcatatcataaattTCGGAATTCCTATCAAAATAATATTCCGAATCATGACAATACCTGAAACTATACTTTTGTAAATTCACAAAGAAGGCATATTCAATCGACTTAAAACATATACTTATGTCGAAAACAATAAACTCACGTATAATTTTTTCTTAATAACGTGTAGGGCAAAGGGGTGTTGCTCGAAAATATTCTTCTTCTTGCTCAAAAATATTCTTCCTTTTGTTCGAATTTATGGTCTCCTCCTGAGAAAGTTTTGTTAGAGAAAATGTGAATAAAATGGAAATGTGAATGGAAATGTGGTTGTCCCACATTGGTAGCTTAGAGAAAGGTTTTCCTCCTTGTAAGTTCTAGTGTGGACTAAGGGTTTGGGCCCCAAGGGGTACCAAAGCTTTTAGAAGGGGTGAGACGCTACTAAGCTAGGTCTCGGTGAATTAAAAACACACGCGCGCGCCCGCTCGGCTTTGACcaatcttaatttttttttggacCAAAATTATTTGAAACAATAAAATTGGTTGGTAATGGTGTTCGAATTTTCGTCCGAGTGCAGTAGTTGGCGCGCCCCAGCGCGTGTTCTTGCGCCGATGCGCGCATTCGAGTGCACGGACAGAAGCCATCGCATGACTGCGCATGAAGTCGCGCGTACGCGCGCGCCACACTGGCCTTCAGTGTACGCAGAACAGAACCATGCACGCGGCCGCACGTAATGTCGCGCGGGTGCGCGCGCGCCTCTGATTCTGGATGCGCGAAACACCATACACGTCCAAATTCAAAACGTTGCATACATGAGTGGGTATTCATTCATCCATAGAGTGTGTCCCTACTCCAGTGGTTGCATTCTTTCACCGAAACAACACATCTAGTTTACCAAGGTTGCACCTTTGTACGAAAGGTCGTGTCCATTCGAGACAAGCCTTGGTGCTCTATAAATATCCCTTACCTGCATTCTCTTGCGCATATCTTTTCGACTTTGGCATTGCATATTGCTGCAAATTTTCGTTTCAATCACTTGAAAGCATTCTGCACAAGTTGTTCGTTGATAATCAAGAGATCGTTGTGCTACCTCTTTTGATACTAGTCGTTGTATCTTAGGGACGATTGCCGTTAACGTAAAGCACTTGTATACGGGCAATATTGTCTTGCGGATAAAGGATTTATCCTTGCCTCGACTAAAAGAATCGTTGTCGTTTCAGAATTTCGAGAAAGACACAAGGTACCAAACAAAAAGTTTCTGCAACGTCTCGCCTACCGTCCTCCTTTAACCTTGTTCGAAATTCTAGAgtcaatttgaaaaaaaatcttgatccagataaaaaatttagaaattaatGTGAACGAATTTTCGGAACTTCTAATCTAAATTTTATGGAAATCTCAAACTGATATCGTGGGGAAAAAAGGAGAAATATTTTGGCTGCTGCATGTACACGTTTATTTTTagatttgtttttttatttttattaattaaatcatagcAAATTAAACAAGAAAGCCTGCCTGCCTGAAAGTTGGGCAGGACTCGTGTACATTAATCGAGGGCATGTGAACAACTGCACACAAATCAAAGTCGGTAGCAGCATGGAAACACAGAAGACAATTAATTAGGTCGATGGGGAACGAAATTTGAAAggtcaaataaattaatttaagatataatcttttcaaaattcacacattaaataatttaaaaaacattttatttaatatttaatatttttttagaagGATGACTAGATTTAATCATTTGATTCCAAGTGGTAATAATTTTATTCATTAGTTATCTTACTGAATATCAATTTTATCACAATTTTATTCGTTttcaattataatttattaatgaAACGAGTAAGAGCATTgtatataaaattattataaatttccAAAATTGGgattttggtataaaaaattatttataatgaatattatattataaataataattatgacGAATTTTAACGtgagaaaatatatatatcttgatcgGGTGTTAGGTAATATTTTATTCCCAAAACATATCAGCCAAGGGAACGGATTCCCAACACTATTCGAAATGGATTACTTGCTTATACATTGCTAATTCTTTGTAAGATTAAGTACTTAATTAAGCTACCAAGATCGACAATGTTTTTGTGTGTGCTAGTGTTGTAGAATATATTAGGAGTTTCAACGTAGATAGCGAACGAGTTCTAACTGAAGTGATTTTTTTCAAGTTGTTATAACATCTAAAGTTCTTTAATAAATTCATTTCTTGAATGAAAGAAAGATACAAAGATATTATCTTCGAACTTTTAATCATTATGTGAGAtgattaaatattataatattaagtaTTATATTTGCTTTTTGTCTTCAAAACAAGTTAATTTTTCGTCaaaaaaatactatattttTCCCCAGAATACATTTCTCCAcgatatcaattttttttacaaatatgttgcaatttaaaaaaaatgctcCACATATATAAACATGGAAACACTACTCTGATAtcattatatataatttattgtataaaaataaaaattatatttaatataaaatttaataaaatagatGCATTGCACAGCAAGAATAGTACTAGTATCATTAATTAAAGTAAATTCCAACTTTTTTCCATTTTAATAAAAGATAAAGTATTCCTAATAATATGTGATTGAATAgtaaatttcattaatttgatAAAGCAAAAACTAAAGAGACAAACTTTGGTTTAAACTATAATTAGAAAAATTAAAGTGATAAGCTTTTGTTTTAAGCTACAATAGAATcagaatttaaaaaaatttaaaattataatcaatcataattcattcTCCCATTTAGAAAGAATCATCAAAGTCATCTTGTaagtttatatatattatttttattttaatgatataAATAGTTAAAATATGTTATTCATGACATTATAGATTGACATGTTTCAGCATTTAATCATATTTCTTTACAAGAAttgtttttataaaatttatttctttCAATCATAATCTTATTCCACCTGAAAAAACAAACCTATGTATTTTGGTATTGGAAATGCGAGTATACCTAATATTAAGACAGTGCCACGTGGCCAAACTTGGGAGACGCGTGGTCAAACCCAGAGCCTTTTAATATCACATCCGTAATAAATAAACAACCAGCCAGCCCCGCTTGCAGCCACCGCCCTCTCCATTAAATGCCTTAACTCGCTCGCCACAACCACCACTCTGTATCTTTCTATCCACGCAGTAAAGGACTTTGTCTTACATTTATTCGTATCGATCTCCTTCTCGAGTTCTACGTCATCGAAAAACGAAGAGACTTTCAGAAAAAAGTACGACGGAGTTGTCTGCCAGAGCTGGAACATTGAAGATGCTTGCGGTGCTGCTGCTGGCTATAGTTGTGGGTTCTGCTTACGCCGCCGACAACACGCTCGCCACGAAGTGCGCGTCGGAGTTTCAGAAGGTTACCGACTGCTTGCCTTTCGTCACGGCCAAGGCGGACACGCCGAGCAAGGTCTGCTGCGACTCCGTGACGGAGATCAAGGACCGCGACCCCGCTTGCCTGTGTTTCTTGATTGAGCAGATTCATAACGGGTCCAACTCCGCCTTGAAGAGCATGGGAATCCAGGAGGCTCGCTTGCTTCTGTTGTCGTCTTCCTGTAAGCTCACCAATGCGAGTATCAGCGAATGCCCCAGTAagctttcattttttttcttacaTACACAAACAAACTGGGGAAATAGCCAAATTTATCGTTTAAGTtcatttattttgaatcttgGTTCTTTTAATAGGTAAACGTTGTTCATATTTcaatatattcattttttttattatcattatatatataattttccgAGTGTACGTTCACTAGGGGCATGACAAAAAAAACATGCATCTCCCGAGTCTAGAAGCAAAAAGCTTAAATGTGAACAAGATTTTTGGTAATCTTTCCCGAAGAAACTCGGGTTTCACTTTATTATGTAATTCCTGCGTGGACATGCAGAGCTTCTGAACTTGGATCCGAAATCCCCTGACGCTGCTATCTTCACCAACTCTTCCATCGCAACGACGACCCCAAGCACGGCGACTCCTTCGGCGCCCACGACAGGTGGTGGGAATTCTAGTGGAATTTGGCGCAAGCCTCAGCCGGTTCTGGTGCAGCTGCTGGTTTCCATTCTGCCTATCTTCTCCATTCTCTTTTTCCATGCTTGATTTTGAGCTCCATCAATATTTTATCCATCTGTTTTTTCTTGCTCACGAGATCTGTTGTAAGTCAAATGTCGTACGCACTCTTAAAATATCGATTTGGTTCCATTTCTAGATTGCTGATCTTTTTGTCAAAATTTAATACGTAACTCTAGCTAGTTTTGTATCTGTGCATGTTCTAAGAATGCGTAGATACCGCAggttggttgatttatttccAGGTTTTAAACTCATTAATTTAAtgtggtgtttcaaatttgtgaAATAAATCATCATTTTAACAAGATTAGAAATGTGCTTTAAAGGGAATACAATTTTTTATGAGCAACTCCAATCCTTGCTCCACAATGGAGTTGCTCCATTGTGGAGCAAGGATTTTCACTCCAATCCAGCACCAAAAATGGTGCTGGACTAGAGTTGCTCTAAAAGCAACTCTACATgcatctatttttattttttttta
Encoded here:
- the LOC140837084 gene encoding non-specific lipid transfer protein GPI-anchored 1; its protein translation is MLAVLLLAIVVGSAYAADNTLATKCASEFQKVTDCLPFVTAKADTPSKVCCDSVTEIKDRDPACLCFLIEQIHNGSNSALKSMGIQEARLLLLSSSCKLTNASISECPKLLNLDPKSPDAAIFTNSSIATTTPSTATPSAPTTGGGNSSGIWRKPQPVLVQLLVSILPIFSILFFHA